In a single window of the Olivibacter sp. SDN3 genome:
- a CDS encoding bifunctional transcriptional activator/DNA repair enzyme AdaA, which translates to MELTDDIMYQALLEKDTRFEGLFFTAVKSTGIFCRPSCTARKPKKENVEFFHSVEICMSKGYRPCKICKPLENLNETPAYIRQLIDELAENPSRKIKDIDLVQRGVEPHQIRRWFLKNHGITFHAYQRMFRINTAFKQIQQGSTVTDTAFSSGFESLSGFGDRFKSVFGLSPNNSRKIKIIDLKRIETKLGTMIACAVEEGVCLLEFTDRKMLETELKALAKSMEATIVQGENKHFPMLETQLEEYFEGERRTFDIPLCLTGTKFQQEVWRTLQTIPYGKTRTYKEQALALQKPLGVRAVAMANGMNKLAIVIPCHRVIGSGGQLTGYGGGLWRKQFLLQLESSQAVIAF; encoded by the coding sequence TTGACAGATGATATCATGTACCAAGCCTTGCTTGAAAAAGATACGCGCTTTGAAGGCCTGTTCTTTACCGCAGTCAAGTCAACGGGCATCTTTTGTCGCCCTTCCTGTACAGCTAGAAAGCCAAAGAAAGAGAATGTTGAATTTTTCCATTCTGTGGAAATATGTATGTCAAAAGGTTACAGACCGTGCAAGATTTGTAAACCTTTGGAAAACTTGAATGAAACACCTGCTTACATACGACAATTGATCGACGAGTTGGCTGAAAATCCGAGTCGAAAGATCAAAGACATTGATCTGGTGCAACGCGGTGTAGAACCTCATCAGATCAGGCGATGGTTCTTAAAAAATCATGGCATTACTTTTCATGCCTATCAACGCATGTTTCGCATCAATACCGCTTTCAAGCAAATACAGCAGGGGAGTACTGTCACCGATACGGCCTTCAGTAGTGGTTTTGAGTCACTCAGTGGTTTCGGTGATAGGTTTAAGTCTGTGTTTGGCCTTTCCCCGAATAACTCAAGAAAAATTAAGATCATCGATCTAAAAAGGATTGAAACGAAATTGGGTACAATGATTGCCTGTGCCGTTGAAGAAGGCGTCTGTCTGCTTGAGTTTACGGATCGGAAAATGCTTGAAACTGAATTGAAGGCATTGGCGAAATCCATGGAAGCAACGATAGTGCAAGGGGAAAATAAGCATTTCCCTATGTTGGAAACGCAGCTGGAGGAATATTTTGAAGGTGAACGGAGAACATTTGATATTCCATTATGCTTGACCGGTACCAAATTTCAGCAGGAGGTTTGGAGAACGCTTCAAACCATCCCTTATGGGAAAACCAGAACGTATAAAGAACAAGCCCTTGCACTGCAAAAGCCATTAGGGGTAAGGGCTGTGGCTATGGCCAACGGGATGAATAAGCTTGCTATAGTCATTCCATGCCATAGAGTTATCGGGTCGGGTGGTCAATTAACGGGTTATGGAGGAGGCTTATGGCGTAAACAATTTTTACTTCAATTGGAGAGTTCTCAGGCTGTTATAGCCTTCTAG